The following coding sequences lie in one Rutidosis leptorrhynchoides isolate AG116_Rl617_1_P2 chromosome 4, CSIRO_AGI_Rlap_v1, whole genome shotgun sequence genomic window:
- the LOC139845063 gene encoding DEAD-box ATP-dependent RNA helicase 53, mitochondrial-like codes for MNTLISLRSSSSSKKLTTLASITTNSLKHLLIPSSSTVTTPSPTYHRQLANQSQSFHPKFGFSRSFHGSRLVNVRASDAFTQAAGFAVAADPSYDGDTAASSDGLEISKLGISQDIVSALAKKGITKLFPIQRAVLEPAMQGRDMIGRARTGTGKTLAFGIPILDKIIQYNEKHGRGRNPLAIVMAPTRELARQVEKEFYETAPNLDTLCVYGGSPIQRQMSTLDRGVDVIVGTPGRVIDLLKRGALNLSEVQFAVLDEADQMLNVGFADDVETILQYLPKQRQTMMFSATMPSWIVKLTQKYLKSPLTIDLVGDSDQKLADGITLYSISSDMRERPSIIVTLITEHANGGKCIVFTQTKRDADRLAFAMQKSFKCEALHGDISQNQRERTLSGFRDGRINVLVATDVAARGLDVPNVDLVIHYEPPNSSEIFVHRSGRTGRAGKKGSAILMYSSQQSRDVKGYEREVGCKFTELPPIAVDPASRIVLGGGGGFGSGGRFGDSGFGGGGGFGGRSGGFGSSRGGGGGFGRSSYGGSGGGFGSDRSSGFGGGRSGGGFGSDRSSGGFGGGFGSDRSSGGFGSDRSGGFGGSRSGGGFGGQRSGSGGSSGGRFGSFGED; via the exons ATGAATACTCTCATATCCCTCAGATCATCATCATCCTCCAAAAAGCTCACTACTCTCGCTTCTATCACCACCAATTCACTTAAACACCTTTTAATTCCATCATCATCAACAGTAACAACACCATCACCTACCTACCACCGTCAATTGGCTAATCAGTCTCAAAGTTTTCATCCCAAGTTTGGATTTTCAAGAAGCTTTCATGGATCCCGATTGGTGAATGTTAGGGCCTCTGATGCCTTCACACAGGCTGCCGGATTTGCTGTTGCCGCCGATCCTTCGTACGACGGCGATACGGCGGCGTCTTCAGATGGtcttgaaatttcaaaacttggTATCTCTCAAGATATTGTCTCTGCTTTAGCTAAAAAGGGGATCACCAAATTGTTTCCCATTCAG AGAGCTGTGCTAGAGCCAGCGATGCAGGGGCGCGATATGATTGGTCGTGCTAGGACAGGAACAGGAAAGACTCTTGCTTTTGGAATTCCTATTCTCGATAAGATCATTCAATACAACGAGAAGCACGG GAGAGGGAGGAATCCATTGGCTATTGTAATGGCGCCTACTAGAGAGCTTGCTCGTCAAGTTGAAAAAGAGTTTTATGAAACTGCACCTAATTTGGACACTCTTTGTGTTTATGGTGGTTCGCCAATTCAGCGTCAGATGAGTACGCTTGATCGTGGTGTTGATGTCATTGTGGGTACACCGGGACGTGTTATCGATCTGTTAAAACGAGGTGCTTTGAATTTGTCCGAAGTTCAGTTTGCTGTTCTGGACGAAGCAGATCAGATGCTTAATGTTGGTTTTGCTGACGATGTTGAAACAATTTTACAATATTTGCCAAAACAGCGTCAAACTATGATGTTTTCAGCTACTATGCCTAGTTGGATTGTGAAACTTACCCAAAAATACTTAAAGTCACCTCTAACTATCGATCTT GTGGGTGATTCAGACCAGAAATTGGCTGATGGAATTACACTATATTCTATTTCATCAGATATGCGCGAGAGGCCGTCAATTATTGTAACACTGATAACA GAGCATGCAAATGGTGGGAAATGCATAGTTTTCACCCAAACTAAACGTGATGCAGATCGGTTGGCCTTTGCTATGCAGAAGAGCTTTAAATGTGAAGCACTACATGGAGACATTTCTCAAAATCAAAGGGAGAGAACTCTTTCGGGCTTTAGAGATGGCCGCATTAACGTATTAGTTGCCACTGATGTTGCTGCTCGTGGTCTCGATGTTCCTAATGTTGATCTG GTGATTCATTATGAACCTCCTAACTCATCTGAAATATTTGTTCACCGGTCTGGTCGAACTGGTCGTGCTGGCAAGAAAGGAAGTGCAATACTGATGTATTCTTCTCAGCAGTCTAGAGACGTGAAAGGATATGAACGGGAAGTTGGATGTAAATTTACAGAg CTTCCTCCTATTGCTGTGGATCCTGCATCCAGAATTGtattgggtggtggtggtggttttggTTCTGGAGGTAGATTTGGTGATTCAGGATTTGGCGGTGGCGGTGGTTTTGGTGGTCGATCGGGTGGTTTTGGTTCATctcgtggtggtggtggtggttttggTAGATCTAGTTATGGGGGATCAGGTGGCGGTTTTGGCTCGGATCGTTCAAGTGGTTTTGGTGGAGGGCGTTCTGGTGGTGGTTTTGGTTCTGACCGGTCTAGTGGTGGTTTTGGAGGTGGTTTCGGTTCTGACCGCTCTAGTGGTGGATTTGGTTCAGACCGTTCAGGTGGTTTTGGTGGAAGCCGATCAGGTGGTGGATTTGGTGGTCAGCGCTCGGGTTCAGGTGGTTCAAGTGGTGGTAGGTTTGGTAGTTTTGGAGAAGATTAA
- the LOC139845064 gene encoding protein NLP1-like, translating into MDNHHTTIFGSLIENGFNSAVMNELSPDGGWIESSDISYSTLLNLSSSYFESADTYMTCFDSNITSDETDKKKPLDDCHHDQFIVDRMIRVIAYLNERCIFDTDLLVQLWLPVIINGKRVLTTMNQHMVNANSANLSYYREVSKSYQFGAEFNSNELMSLPSRVFLNKFPMCTPDLQIVAEGNDPRVIYAQKFNLYGCLIIPIFEQDGETCLGVVELVTTSQDINFRDELENIFKALEIVDLKSSDFLIHPKIKDFNEPNEMALAEIRDVLRSICDTLKLPLAQTWGPSKSRSGEPVDSISILDSASYVFDPQMLGFFEACSLQKLVQGEGIAGKALGTNQPCFANIDDFCRADYPLAHQVRMFGLDGSLAIRLHSTYTGSLDFILEFFLPRNCNDHEEQNQMCNSIASMIQNLSWSLHAIEDEEQVVTPVKETNTRDESWISHMLEAKQRGENVVLSMGCHKEEPEEEFQLVNDYYNGLIFSETEKQTYLGWGPESRNQQSINKRSNAKNRSKTERNISLQVLQQYFPGSLKDAAKSIGVCPTTLKRICRQHGIMRWPSRKIKKVSHSLKKLQLVIDSVQGAEGVIQLGAFYTNFPELSSVAQPSPKPKVNQRVNALKSQTTTSNSSSSCSCGSSCSIGSHKRTKKVNGLVQEETRFVLTSESNKLVDNHTSPEDVAPAANNGSPISNDENVFRVKASYGDEKIRFKMPKTWGFELLKRELTMRFNIYDVGNIILEYTDDEEEWVLLSCDADLEECKEIHTSAKNPTIKLFLHQSSNSAFVPLIFPDDDISMW; encoded by the exons ATGGATAATCATCATACCACTATATTTGGATCCTTGATTGAAAACGGATTCAATTCTGCTGTCATGAATGAATTGTCTCCTGATGGTGGTTGGATTGAAAGTTCTGATATTTCATATTCAACCCTTTTGAATCTTTCATCATCTTACTTTGAATCCGCAGACACGTACATGACATGTTTTGATTCAAACATAACATCAGACGAAACAGATAAGAAAAAACCTCTTGATGATTGTCATCATGATCAATTCATCGTTGATCGAATGATTCGAGTAATTGCATATCTGAATGAAAGATGCATATTTGACACAGACCTTCTAGTTCAATTGTGGCTGCCTGTGATTATAAACGGAAAACGAGTCCTAACCACTATGAACCAACACATGGTTAACGCGAATAGCGCAAACCTCTCGTACTACAGAGAGGTTTCCAAGAGCTATCAGTTTGGTGCTGAGTTTAACTCGAACGAACTTATGAGTTTACCTAGTCGTGTTTTCTTGAACAAGTTTCCTATGTGCACTCCGGATCTTCAAATCGTTGCAGAAGGGAATGATCCACGAGTGATTTACGCCCAAAAGTTCAACCTTTATGGGTGTCTCATCATTCCTATATTCGAACAAGACGGTGAAACTTGCTTAGGTGTCGTGGAACTCGTGACGACTTCCCAGGATATTAATTTTCGTGATGAGCTCGAAAACATCTTTAAAGCTCTAGAG ATTGTTGATCTAAAGAGTTCAGATTTCTTGATTCATCCTAAGATAAAG GATTTCAATGAACCGAACGAAATGGCGCTTGCGGAGATTAGAGACGTTTTGAGATCCATATGTGACACTCTCAAGTTGCCATTAGCTCAAACATGGGGACCAAGTAAAAGCAGATCAGGAGAACCTGTTGATTCAATTTCCATACTTGACTCTGCTTCTTACGTGTTCGATCCTCAAATGTTGGGCTTTTTCGAGGCGTGCTCTTTGCAGAAGCTTGTTCAAGGAGAAGGTATTGCTGGTAAAGCGTTGGGTACAAACCAACCCTGCTTTGCTAACATTGATGATTTTTGTAGGGCTGATTATCCTCTAGCTCATCAAGTTAGGATGTTTGGACTCGATGGTTCGTTAGCCATACGCCTTCACAGCACCTACACAGGATCGTTGGATTTCATTTTGGAGTTTTTTTTACCCCGTAATTGCAACGACCATGAAGAACAAAATCAGATGTGTAACTCGATAGCTTCTATGATACAAAATCTTTCTTGGAGCTTGCACGCGATAGAAGATGAAGAACAAGTCGTAACACCTGTCAAAGAAACAAACACACGTGACGAATCTTGGATATCGCATATGCTTGAAGCAAAACAGAGAGGTGAAAACGTTGTTTTATCGATGGGGTGTCATAAAGAAGAACCCGAAGAAGAATTTCAACTCGTAAACGATTATTATAACGGACTCATATTTTCTGAAACTGAGAAACAAACTTATCTTGGATGGGGCCCGGAGTCGAGAAATCAACAGTCAATCAACAAAAGGTCAAATGCAAAGAATCGGTCGAAGACAGAGAGAAACATCAGTCTGCAAGTTTTGCAACAATATTTCCCGGGAAGTCTTAAAGACGCTGCGAAAAGCATCGGAG TGTGCCCGACAACGTTAAAAAGGATATGCAGGCAGCACGGGATCATGCGATGGCCTTCTCGTAAAATCAAGAAAGTCAGCCATTCATTGAAGAAACTTCAACTTGTGATCGATTCGGTCCAAGGTGCTGAGGGTGTGATTCAACTCGGGGCGTTTTATACAAACTTCCCAGAACTTAGCTCTGTTGCTCAACCCAGTCCCAAACCAAAAGTCAACCAACGGGTCAACGCTTTAAAAAGTCAAACCACAACATCCAATTCGTCATCATCTTGCAGCTGTGGATCTAGTTGTTCAATAGGGAGCCACAAGCGAACAAAAAAAGTCAACGGGTTGGTTCAGGAAGAAACCAGATTTGTACTAACATCAGAAAGCAACAAACTTGTCGATAATCATACTTCTCCTGAAGATGTAGCACCTGCAGCGAACAATGGCAGCCCGATCTCAAACGATGAAAATGTATTCAGAGTGAAAGCTAGTTATGGAGATGAGAAAATCAGATTCAAAATGCCGAAAACGTGGGGGTTTGAATTGTTGAAGCGAGAGTTAACAATGCGTTTTAATATATACGACGTAGGAAATATTATACTTGAGTACACAGATGATGAGGAAGAATGGGTACTGTTGTCATGTGATGCTGATCTTGAAGAATGCAAGGAGATTCATACATCAGCCAAGAATCCAACAATTAAACTCTTCCTTCACCAGTCGTCCAACTCAGCATTTGTGCCGTTGATCTTTCCGGACGATGACATCAGCATGTGGTAA